The following proteins come from a genomic window of Candidatus Zixiibacteriota bacterium:
- a CDS encoding competence/damage-inducible protein A: MDVEIITIGDEIISGHTIDTNSPFIAGKLMEIGLPVVYKTAVGDDAKKMEEVFYLALKRADIVITTGGLGPTDDDITKRAIVKVFKRNLVFHEEVLEDIRKRFAARGIEMPSINQNQALLPQGAIYLPNRIGSAVGIVINDGGKIFISLPGVPREMQVIASEEMIPYLESHISKQFIRTIKLRTTGIIESALAEKITPYIKLSETIHLAYLPAYGGVDLRIMTYGTDGDEVSKAAEELAEKLRGLVGKYIYGENNDCLEGVIGRLLKERGAKLATAESCTAGLLAARITDIPGSSAYFDRGVVTYSNRSKIELLDIPAEIIDRFGAVSAETAEAMAVGIRKRSGCEYGLSITGVAGPDGGTEEKPVGTVFAAVASSAGVISRKFQLTRDREMNRNRSVYAALELLRRNMLGIE; the protein is encoded by the coding sequence ATGGATGTCGAAATAATCACTATCGGCGATGAAATCATCTCGGGCCACACGATTGATACCAATTCCCCGTTTATTGCCGGGAAACTGATGGAGATCGGTTTGCCGGTGGTATATAAAACGGCTGTGGGTGATGATGCCAAAAAAATGGAAGAGGTTTTTTATCTGGCTTTGAAGCGGGCGGATATTGTTATCACCACCGGGGGACTGGGACCGACCGATGATGATATCACCAAGCGTGCAATTGTCAAGGTTTTCAAACGCAATCTGGTTTTCCATGAAGAGGTTCTGGAGGATATCCGAAAACGTTTTGCCGCGCGCGGGATTGAAATGCCGTCGATCAACCAAAACCAGGCTCTTCTGCCCCAGGGGGCGATTTATCTTCCCAACCGGATCGGTTCGGCGGTCGGAATCGTCATTAACGATGGCGGTAAGATATTTATTTCGCTTCCGGGAGTTCCCCGCGAGATGCAGGTAATTGCATCCGAAGAAATGATACCGTATCTCGAGAGTCATATCAGCAAGCAGTTTATTCGGACGATTAAACTTCGGACGACAGGGATAATCGAATCGGCTCTGGCCGAGAAAATCACGCCTTATATTAAGTTGTCCGAGACCATTCATCTGGCCTATCTGCCGGCTTATGGAGGTGTGGATCTGCGGATTATGACCTACGGGACCGATGGGGATGAGGTCAGCAAGGCGGCCGAGGAACTGGCGGAGAAATTGAGAGGATTGGTCGGGAAATATATATACGGGGAAAATAATGATTGCCTGGAGGGAGTGATCGGTCGTTTGCTGAAGGAACGGGGAGCCAAACTGGCCACCGCCGAATCATGCACGGCCGGACTGCTGGCGGCCAGGATCACCGATATTCCGGGTTCATCGGCCTATTTTGACCGGGGGGTGGTGACCTATTCCAACCGGTCGAAAATAGAACTGCTGGATATCCCTGCGGAGATTATCGATAGATTTGGGGCGGTTTCGGCCGAGACGGCCGAGGCTATGGCGGTCGGTATCAGGAAGCGTTCGGGTTGCGAGTATGGTTTGTCCATAACGGGAGTCGCGGGGCCGGATGGGGGGACTGAGGAGAAGCCGGTTGGGACGGTTTTTGCGGCCGTAGCCTCGTCGGCCGGGGTGATTTCACGAAAGTTTCAACTGACCCGCGACCGCGAAATGAATCGTAACAGATCGGTTTACGCCGCCCTGGAGTTGTTGCGCAGGAATATGCTGGGAATTGAATGA
- a CDS encoding phosphatidylglycerophosphatase A — MNKNSIIKFLASGFYCSYSKIVPGSTGTIPAWLIACFFLKGHETATIMAAVAATVISVFLAGEAEKIYGHDAKRIVIDEWAGMFITLILVPYSLLNFGLAFIYFRLLDAVKIWPANAAERLPRGWGVTADDVVAGIQANLLTQLTVYIINHYIGGA, encoded by the coding sequence ATGAATAAGAATTCCATTATCAAATTTCTCGCATCGGGTTTCTATTGCAGTTACAGCAAAATAGTCCCCGGTTCCACCGGGACTATTCCGGCCTGGCTGATCGCCTGTTTTTTCCTTAAAGGCCATGAAACCGCAACCATTATGGCCGCAGTGGCGGCGACTGTAATCTCGGTTTTTCTGGCGGGGGAGGCGGAGAAAATTTACGGTCATGACGCCAAACGGATTGTGATCGATGAGTGGGCGGGGATGTTTATCACGTTGATTCTGGTGCCGTATTCGCTTCTTAATTTCGGTCTGGCTTTTATATATTTTCGGCTACTGGATGCGGTCAAAATCTGGCCGGCCAATGCTGCCGAGCGACTACCCCGGGGGTGGGGAGTGACGGCCGATGACGTGGTGGCGGGAATTCAGGCGAACCTGTTAACCCAATTGACGGTATATATCATAAATCATTATATTGGGGGAGCTTAA
- the recA gene encoding recombinase RecA: MAVGAPDRKKALESALSQIEKSFGKGAIMRMGDDVAMEVAIIPSGSLGLDYALGVGGVPRGRVTEVYGPESSGKTTLTLHFIAEAQKLGGIAAFIDAEHAFDAHYARALGVDVDNLLISQPDTGEQALDIVETLVRSGAIDIIVIDSVAALVPRAEIEGEMGDAHMGLQARLMSQALRKLTAVISKSKTAVIFINQIRMKIGVMFGNPETTTGGNALKFYSTIRLDIRKIATIKENQEVVGGRTRVRVVKNKVAPPFREAEFDITYGKGISYSGELLDLAAKYDIVEKSGAWYSFGGDRLGQGREAAKRFVEENADICKAIDVAVREKMGMMGSGGGSKEPSEQTVEEE, translated from the coding sequence ATGGCGGTAGGCGCACCTGACAGGAAGAAGGCGCTTGAGAGCGCCTTGAGTCAAATCGAGAAATCGTTCGGCAAAGGCGCGATAATGCGGATGGGGGATGATGTGGCAATGGAAGTGGCCATAATTCCGAGCGGTTCGCTGGGACTGGATTATGCTCTGGGAGTGGGGGGAGTCCCGCGCGGGCGGGTAACGGAGGTGTATGGTCCCGAGAGTTCGGGCAAAACGACTCTGACGCTTCATTTTATCGCCGAGGCCCAGAAACTGGGGGGGATTGCCGCTTTTATCGATGCCGAACATGCTTTTGACGCTCATTATGCCCGGGCGCTGGGGGTCGATGTCGATAATCTACTCATTTCCCAGCCGGATACCGGCGAGCAGGCGCTGGATATTGTCGAGACCCTGGTGCGATCAGGGGCAATTGATATAATCGTGATCGATTCGGTGGCGGCGCTGGTGCCGCGAGCGGAGATCGAGGGCGAAATGGGCGATGCCCATATGGGGTTGCAGGCGCGGCTGATGTCGCAGGCCCTTCGCAAACTGACGGCGGTTATTTCCAAATCGAAAACAGCGGTTATTTTTATCAATCAGATTCGGATGAAGATCGGAGTTATGTTCGGTAATCCGGAGACGACCACCGGCGGTAATGCGCTGAAGTTTTATTCGACCATCCGGCTGGATATCCGCAAGATCGCCACGATCAAGGAAAACCAGGAAGTGGTCGGGGGGCGGACCCGGGTACGGGTGGTCAAAAACAAGGTGGCGCCGCCGTTCCGCGAGGCCGAGTTCGATATTACGTACGGCAAGGGGATTTCGTATTCGGGCGAGTTGCTCGATCTGGCGGCCAAGTATGATATTGTCGAGAAATCGGGGGCGTGGTACAGTTTCGGCGGTGACCGGCTGGGTCAGGGGCGAGAGGCGGCCAAGCGGTTTGTCGAGGAGAATGCCGATATCTGCAAGGCGATTGACGTAGCAGTGCGGGAGAAGATGGGGATGATGGGGTCTGGTGGCGGCAGTAAAGAGCCATCGGAGCAGACGGTGGAAGAGGAGTAG
- the pgsA gene encoding CDP-diacylglycerol--glycerol-3-phosphate 3-phosphatidyltransferase, whose protein sequence is MNMPNKLTLSRIILTPVFMSFFLIDNAYSRIFGFILYVVAALTDIADGHYARKYGIITGFGKFMDPLADKILVSAALIALVSLGFARAWMVMLIIAREFYVTGIRSLAAYKGSIIPASTLAKLKTIIQMSTITFMLLVITLDAFFSLVESPLKELLIFNRQEVYDILLGAATLITVYTGFDYTVKYYSMLKNVLR, encoded by the coding sequence ATGAATATGCCCAACAAATTGACTCTCAGCCGGATTATCCTGACGCCCGTTTTCATGTCGTTTTTCCTGATTGACAACGCTTACAGCCGGATTTTCGGCTTTATATTATATGTTGTTGCGGCGCTCACCGATATTGCTGATGGGCATTATGCCCGCAAATACGGGATTATCACCGGATTCGGGAAATTTATGGATCCCCTGGCCGATAAAATTCTGGTCTCGGCGGCCCTGATTGCGCTGGTATCGTTGGGATTTGCGCGGGCGTGGATGGTAATGCTGATTATCGCGCGGGAATTTTATGTGACGGGGATTCGCTCGCTGGCGGCTTACAAAGGCTCGATCATACCGGCCTCGACCCTGGCCAAGCTGAAAACAATTATACAGATGAGCACGATTACTTTTATGCTTCTGGTGATTACGCTCGATGCCTTTTTCTCGCTGGTGGAAAGCCCTCTAAAAGAGTTGCTGATTTTCAACCGGCAGGAGGTGTACGATATTCTTCTGGGGGCGGCCACCTTGATAACGGTTTACACCGGCTTTGATTATACCGTGAAATATTACTCGATGCTGAAGAATGTTCTGCGATGA
- the thpR gene encoding RNA 2',3'-cyclic phosphodiesterase, producing the protein MRLFIASPLTNEVEEMLGKAIFVLKQKRTRVNWVAPKNIHLTLKFLGDTDEAQVAEIISSLESIAGRHRAVNSMIDRLGAFPNIRRPRVIWAGLSGGIEQLEALAGEIEEAMAAFGFPKENRPFKSHLTLGRVKDNFQTAELAEAVNSYQFVPEKIVFSEMVLFKSTLTPRGPIYERLSTWKLMVSNRE; encoded by the coding sequence ATGCGTCTTTTTATTGCTTCGCCATTGACGAATGAAGTGGAAGAAATGCTCGGCAAAGCTATCTTTGTCCTGAAACAGAAACGAACCCGGGTAAACTGGGTGGCTCCGAAGAATATCCATCTGACGCTGAAATTCCTCGGGGATACCGATGAAGCGCAAGTGGCCGAGATTATATCATCGCTTGAAAGTATTGCCGGGCGGCATCGGGCGGTCAATTCGATGATTGACCGGCTGGGCGCATTTCCGAATATCAGGCGGCCGCGGGTAATCTGGGCCGGATTATCCGGAGGGATTGAGCAACTTGAGGCCCTCGCCGGGGAAATCGAAGAAGCGATGGCGGCATTTGGTTTTCCGAAGGAAAACCGGCCGTTTAAAAGCCATCTGACACTGGGGCGGGTTAAAGACAATTTTCAGACCGCGGAACTGGCCGAGGCCGTAAATAGTTACCAATTCGTTCCGGAGAAAATCGTTTTCAGCGAGATGGTCCTGTTTAAATCGACTTTGACTCCGCGCGGGCCGATCTATGAGAGACTGTCCACATGGAAACTTATGGTTTCCAACCGCGAATAA